In Lepidochelys kempii isolate rLepKem1 chromosome 8, rLepKem1.hap2, whole genome shotgun sequence, a single genomic region encodes these proteins:
- the EGR1 gene encoding early growth response protein 1, which translates to MAVAKAEMQLLPPLQISDPFSSFPHSPPTMDSNYPKLEEMMLLSGGGPQFLTSSGAPENSGFNPPGEQHFEHLAADTFPEISLNNEKPLAETSYPNQTSRLPPITYTGRFSLEPAPNSSNTLWPEPLFSLVSGLVGMANLPTTSTPSSSPTSSSSQTPPLSCSVQASDNSPIYSAAPTFPNSSSEIFPEQQTQSFSNAPSTSLQYPPPAYPAAKTNFQVPMIPDYLFPQQQGESLSLVPADQKPFPMLETRPQQPSLTPLSTIKAFATQTGSQDPKTLNTTYQSQLIKPSRMRKYPNRPSKTPPHERPYACPVESCDRRFSRSDELTRHIRIHTGQKPFQCRICMRNFSRSDHLTTHIRTHTGEKPFACDICGRKFARSDERKRHTKIHLRQKDKKAEKSTPASTASQISTYSSPPMTTSYPSPAATTYPSSVPTSYSSPVSSSYPSPAHTTFPSPSVATTYPSVTATFQAQVSTTFPSAGITNSFSSQGTSALSEMSSTFSPRTIEIC; encoded by the exons ATGGCCGTGGCCAAGGCGGAGATGCAGCTCCTGCCCCCGCTGCAGATCTCTGACCCCTTCAGCTCCTTTCCACACTCGCCCCCCACCATGGACAGTAACTACCCCAAGCTGGAGGAGATGATGCTACTCAGCGGCGGGGGCCCCCAGTTCCTCACCTCCAGTGGGGCCCCTGAAAACAGCGGTTTCAACCCTCCCGGAGAGCAGCACTTCGAGCATCTCGCTGCAG ACACGTTTCCCGAGATCTCTTTGAATAATGAGAAACCCTTGGCAGAAACTAGCTACCCCAATCAGACAAGCAGGCTGCCGCCTATAACCTACACGGGCCGCTTCTCTCTGGAACCAGCCCCCAACAGCAGCAACACTCTCTGGCCAGAGCCTCTGTTCAGCCTTGTTAGTGGGCTGGTGGGCATGGCTAACCTACCTACCACTTCTACACCTTCTTCATCACCAACCTCCTCATCCTCACAGACCCCGCCCCTGAGCTGCTCTGTACAGGCCAGCGACAACAGCCCGATCTATTCAGCAGCACCAACATTTCCCAATTCTAGCTCTGAGATTTTCCCTGAGCAGCAAACCCAGTCCTTCTCAAACGCTCCCAGTACCTCGCTCCAGTACCCTCCCCCAGCTTATCCGGCTGCTAAAACCAACTTCCAGGTGCCAATGATCCCAGACTACTTATTCCCCCAGCAACAGGGGGAATCTCTCAGCCTGGTCCCAGCTGATCAGAAACCATTTCCAATGCTAGAAACCAGACCCCAGCAGCCGTCTCTCACACCTCTCTCCACTATCAAAGCTTTTGCTACACAGACTGGCTCCCAAGATCCGAAGACGCTAAACACTACGTATCAGTCCCAGCTAATCAAGCCAAGCAGGATGAGAAAATACCCCAACCGACCTAGCAAGACCCCTCCTCATGAGAGACCCTATGCGTGCCCAGTGGAGTCCTGTGACAGGAGGTTTTCCAGATCTGATGAGCTGACCCGGCACATTCGGATTCACACAGGACAAAAACCTTTTCAGTGCCGTATTTGTATGAGGAATTTCAGCAGAAGCGATCACTTGACCACTCATATCCGAACCCACACTGGGGAGAAGCCATTTGCCTGTGATATTTGTGGTAGAAAGTTTGCCAGAAGCGATGAGAGGAAGAGACACACTAAAATTCACCTGAGACAGAAGGATAAGAAAGCAGAAAAGTCAACTCCAGCCTCTACTGCATCTCAGATTTCCACCTACTCCTCCCCCCCAATGACAACTTCCTACCCATCTCCAGCCGCCACCACTTACCCTTCTTCAGTGCCTACATCTTATTCCTCCCCAGTGTCTTCTTCCTATCCATCTCCAGCACACAccactttcccttccccctcagtAGCAACTACATATCCTTCTGTTACTGCCACCTTTCAGGCCCAAGTATCTACCACTTTCCCCTCTGCAGGGATTACCAATTCTTTCAGTTCACAAGGGACTTCAGCACTTTCAGAAATGTCATCAACTTTTTCTCCAAGGACAATTGAAATTTGTTGA